Proteins from one Chroococcidiopsis sp. CCMEE 29 genomic window:
- the clpB gene encoding ATP-dependent chaperone ClpB has translation MQPTNPNQFTEKAWEAVAHTPDIAKAFQQQQIETEHLMKSLLEQEGLTSSILTKAGVNVQKLQERTEQFIQRQPKISGSSSVYLGRSLDLLLDRAEAHRKEFADEFISIEHLLLAYSKDDRFGQSVFQEFGLDEAKLKSTIKQIRGSQKVTDQNPEGKYEALEKYGRDLTEAARQGKLDPVIGRDDEIRRTIQILSRRTKNNPVLIGEPGVGKTAIAEGLAQRIVAGDVPQSLKDRKLIALDMGALIAGAKFRGEFEERLKAVLKEVTDSRGNFILFIDEIHTVVGAGATQGAMDASNLLKPMLARGELRCIGATTLDEYRKYIEKDAALERRFQQVYVDQPSVEDTISILRGLKERYEVHHGVKISDSALVAAATLSSRYISDRFLPDKAIDLVDEAAARLKMEITSKPEELDEIDRKILQLEMERLSLEKESNPASRERLERLEKELADLKEEQRTLNAQWQSEKDIINKIQSIKEEIDRVNVEIQQAERDYDLNKAAELKYGKLTDLHRQLEAAETELAQAQRSGQSLLREEVTEADIAEVISKWTGIPISKLVETEKEKLLHLEDELHHRVIGQDEAVTAVADAIQRSRAGLADPNRPTASFIFLGPTGVGKTELAKALAAYLFDTEEALVRIDMSEYMEKHAVSRLIGAPPGYVGYEEGGQLTESIRRRPYAVVLFDEIEKAHPDVFNIMLQILDDGRVTDAQGHTVDFKNTIIIMTSNVGSQYILDLAGDDSRYDEMRRRVMEAMRNNFRPEFLNRIDEIIIFHALQRGELRQIVQLQIQRLEQRLADRKMSLKLSDAAIDFLAEVGYDPVFGARPLKRAIQRELETQIAKSILRGEFNDGDTIFVDVENERLAFKRLPVELLTTQSS, from the coding sequence ATGCAACCAACAAACCCTAATCAATTTACAGAAAAAGCCTGGGAAGCCGTCGCCCATACCCCAGATATCGCTAAGGCTTTCCAGCAACAACAAATTGAAACAGAACATCTAATGAAATCGCTGCTGGAGCAAGAAGGGCTAACCAGTAGTATTTTGACTAAAGCTGGGGTAAATGTCCAAAAACTACAAGAGCGCACCGAACAATTCATCCAGCGTCAGCCCAAAATTTCCGGCAGCAGTTCGGTGTATCTAGGCCGCAGTTTGGATCTGCTTTTAGATCGAGCAGAAGCTCATCGGAAAGAATTTGCAGACGAATTCATCTCGATTGAGCATTTATTACTGGCTTATAGCAAGGATGATCGCTTTGGTCAAAGCGTATTTCAAGAATTTGGCTTAGATGAAGCAAAGCTAAAGAGTACGATTAAACAAATTCGTGGGAGTCAGAAAGTGACCGATCAAAATCCAGAAGGCAAATACGAAGCACTGGAAAAATATGGGCGCGATCTCACGGAAGCCGCCCGTCAAGGTAAACTTGACCCCGTGATCGGACGAGATGATGAAATTCGCCGCACAATTCAGATTCTTTCCCGCCGCACGAAGAATAACCCCGTGCTGATTGGGGAACCGGGTGTCGGTAAAACGGCGATCGCCGAAGGACTAGCCCAGCGAATTGTTGCTGGTGATGTGCCTCAGTCGCTCAAAGACCGCAAGCTAATTGCCCTGGATATGGGCGCTTTGATTGCAGGTGCTAAGTTCCGGGGTGAATTTGAAGAGCGCCTGAAAGCGGTGTTGAAGGAAGTTACCGATTCTCGTGGCAACTTTATTCTGTTCATTGATGAAATTCACACAGTTGTCGGTGCAGGTGCTACCCAGGGGGCGATGGATGCCAGTAACCTGCTCAAGCCGATGCTGGCGCGGGGTGAATTGCGCTGTATCGGTGCTACAACCTTGGACGAATACCGCAAGTACATCGAAAAAGATGCTGCTTTAGAACGGCGGTTCCAGCAAGTCTATGTAGATCAGCCCAGTGTAGAAGATACTATTTCCATTCTGCGAGGTCTGAAAGAGCGGTATGAGGTACACCACGGTGTCAAGATTTCTGACAGTGCCTTAGTTGCAGCGGCAACTTTGTCTAGTCGTTATATTAGCGATCGCTTCTTGCCAGATAAAGCAATTGACTTGGTAGACGAAGCAGCTGCCCGCTTGAAGATGGAAATTACTTCCAAGCCGGAAGAACTTGACGAAATTGATCGCAAGATCCTGCAACTAGAAATGGAGCGGCTGTCGCTGGAAAAAGAAAGCAATCCAGCTTCCAGAGAACGGCTAGAACGGCTGGAAAAAGAACTTGCCGATCTGAAGGAAGAGCAACGGACACTGAATGCTCAATGGCAGTCCGAAAAGGATATCATCAACAAGATTCAGAGCATTAAAGAAGAAATTGACCGAGTAAATGTTGAGATTCAGCAAGCCGAACGTGACTATGACCTCAACAAAGCAGCTGAGCTGAAATATGGTAAATTAACTGATTTGCACCGACAACTGGAAGCCGCTGAAACCGAACTGGCGCAAGCTCAAAGAAGTGGTCAATCCCTCCTACGGGAGGAAGTGACTGAAGCGGATATTGCTGAAGTTATTTCCAAGTGGACAGGCATCCCGATTAGCAAGCTGGTTGAAACTGAGAAAGAAAAGCTGCTGCATTTGGAAGACGAACTGCACCACCGAGTCATTGGTCAAGATGAGGCAGTAACAGCGGTGGCAGATGCGATTCAGCGATCGCGTGCTGGATTAGCTGACCCCAATCGCCCGACTGCTAGCTTCATTTTCCTGGGTCCAACTGGTGTCGGTAAGACCGAGTTGGCGAAGGCTCTGGCTGCGTATCTATTCGACACAGAAGAAGCGCTGGTACGGATTGACATGTCTGAGTACATGGAGAAACACGCTGTTTCTCGCTTGATTGGTGCGCCGCCTGGATATGTAGGTTATGAAGAAGGGGGTCAGTTGACCGAATCAATCCGCCGTCGTCCCTATGCAGTGGTGCTATTCGATGAAATCGAAAAGGCGCACCCGGATGTGTTTAACATCATGCTGCAAATTCTAGATGATGGCCGCGTGACTGATGCTCAGGGTCATACGGTGGACTTCAAGAACACCATCATTATTATGACCAGCAACGTTGGTTCGCAGTACATCTTAGATCTGGCGGGGGATGATTCTCGCTATGACGAGATGCGCCGTCGAGTGATGGAAGCGATGAGAAATAATTTCCGTCCAGAATTCTTAAACCGAATTGACGAAATCATCATCTTCCACGCTTTACAGCGAGGCGAACTGCGGCAGATTGTCCAGCTACAGATTCAACGACTCGAACAGCGACTAGCTGATCGCAAGATGTCACTCAAGCTATCTGATGCTGCTATTGACTTCTTGGCAGAGGTGGGATACGACCCAGTATTCGGGGCGCGTCCCTTGAAGCGAGCAATTCAGCGGGAGTTAGAAACTCAGATTGCTAAGTCAATCTTGCGGGGCGAATTCAATGATGGCGACACTATCTTTGTGGATGTGGAAAACGAGCGTCTTGCTTTCAAGCGCTTGCCCGTCGAGTTGTTAACTACCCAGTCCAGCTAA
- a CDS encoding serine/threonine-protein kinase yields the protein MSYCLNPDCQNPQNLDGRKYCLVCGSKLLLKDQYQAIKPIGEGGFGRTFLAEDANRLNARCVIKQFFPLPQIQNNIEAMTKATQLFKQEARQLLELGEKHQQIPTLYGYFEQEQRLYLVQQFIDGHDLSKELEQGAVFNEEKIRELLNNLLPVLQFIHDHQVVHRDIKPTNILRSQADGKFVLIDFGVAKQLAGTNMSRASTKPGTEGFAPIEQLRGGKAFPASDLYSLGVTCIHLLTNADLDDLYDPLQGSWVWRSYLRQQGRDVSDQLSQVLDKLLKEYVKHRYQSATEVLKDLNSKPNPPSPPPPPPPPSPAESKTWRCIHTLTGHSGSIRAVAISPDGKTVASGSADKIIGIWKLGSGKLIQTLTGHANWVRSIAISPDGQTLVSCSADKTIKIWNLGSGKLIQTLTGHANGVSSVAISPDGKAIISGSDDGKLKLWELSSGNLIYTLTGHTGYVLSVAISPDGKTIASGCGEIIKLWELSSGNLICNLTGHSGWVRSVAFSNDSQTIASASEDSTIKLWQDGKLIRTLTGHLGRVTSVATKPDGKTIISGGGDKTIKIWQCDSGQLMHALRGHSDSVWSVAYSMNGQTIVSGSADNTIKIWRCD from the coding sequence ATGAGTTATTGCCTTAACCCAGACTGCCAAAATCCCCAAAACTTAGATGGGAGAAAGTATTGTCTTGTCTGCGGCTCAAAATTGTTGCTTAAAGACCAATATCAAGCCATTAAGCCAATTGGTGAGGGCGGGTTTGGCAGAACTTTCTTAGCTGAAGATGCAAACCGACTGAACGCTCGTTGCGTCATCAAGCAGTTTTTCCCCTTGCCGCAAATTCAAAACAATATTGAGGCAATGACAAAGGCAACCCAGCTGTTTAAGCAAGAGGCAAGGCAACTGCTGGAATTAGGAGAAAAGCATCAGCAGATTCCCACATTATATGGATACTTTGAGCAAGAGCAGCGCCTGTATCTAGTGCAGCAATTTATCGATGGGCATGATTTGTCGAAGGAGCTAGAACAAGGGGCAGTCTTCAATGAAGAAAAAATTCGGGAACTATTGAATAACTTGTTGCCGGTGCTTCAGTTTATCCATGACCATCAAGTAGTGCATAGGGATATCAAACCGACGAATATTTTACGTAGTCAAGCTGATGGCAAATTCGTCCTCATTGACTTTGGGGTTGCCAAACAGCTGGCTGGTACTAATATGTCCAGAGCAAGTACGAAACCTGGTACAGAAGGCTTTGCACCGATTGAACAACTGCGCGGCGGCAAAGCTTTTCCAGCTAGTGACCTTTACAGTTTGGGCGTAACCTGCATTCATCTACTAACTAATGCAGACCTGGATGACCTTTACGATCCACTTCAAGGTAGCTGGGTATGGCGCTCATATTTGAGGCAACAAGGTAGAGATGTTAGCGACCAGCTGAGTCAGGTTTTAGATAAACTGCTTAAAGAGTATGTGAAGCATCGCTATCAATCAGCAACTGAAGTGCTGAAAGACTTAAATTCTAAACCGAATCCGCCATCGCCACCGCCGCCGCCACCACCACCATCACCAGCTGAATCTAAGACTTGGCGATGTATCCACACTCTCACTGGACATTCAGGTTCAATCAGAGCAGTTGCCATCAGCCCGGACGGCAAGACTGTAGCTAGTGGTAGTGCTGATAAGATTATCGGCATCTGGAAATTAGGCAGTGGCAAGCTGATTCAGACACTTACAGGCCATGCAAACTGGGTGCGTTCGATTGCTATTAGTCCGGATGGTCAAACTCTAGTCAGTTGCAGTGCCGACAAAACTATCAAAATCTGGAACTTAGGTAGTGGCAAGCTGATTCAGACACTTACAGGCCATGCCAATGGGGTGAGTTCGGTTGCCATTAGTCCGGATGGAAAGGCAATCATCAGTGGCAGTGATGACGGCAAACTAAAGTTGTGGGAGCTAAGCAGTGGCAACCTGATTTACACGCTCACCGGACACACCGGCTATGTTTTATCTGTTGCCATTAGCCCGGATGGGAAAACCATAGCCAGCGGCTGCGGGGAAATCATTAAGCTGTGGGAACTAAGTAGTGGCAATTTAATTTGCAATCTGACCGGACATTCTGGCTGGGTTCGTTCTGTTGCCTTTAGCAACGATAGTCAGACGATCGCCAGCGCTAGTGAGGACAGCACCATCAAACTGTGGCAAGATGGTAAGCTGATTCGCACTCTCACCGGGCATTTGGGTCGGGTTACTTCAGTGGCTACCAAACCAGATGGCAAGACAATTATCAGTGGTGGTGGAGACAAGACCATTAAAATCTGGCAATGTGATAGTGGTCAGCTGATGCACGCTCTCAGGGGACATTCAGACTCGGTTTGGTCTGTCGCCTATAGCATGAATGGGCAGACTATAGTCAGTGGCAGTGCAGATAACACGATCAAGATTTGGCGGTGTGATTGA
- a CDS encoding TIGR02450 family Trp-rich protein, with product MQRKQKFPYLVGSKWTAQQKTWGWRHFQVVNRKNQGRWVFAEMVAACDPNVRFWINANLLKDSSQWQAGWQSLQEMAELEGSVS from the coding sequence ATGCAAAGAAAGCAAAAATTTCCCTATTTAGTTGGCTCAAAATGGACAGCCCAGCAGAAAACGTGGGGCTGGAGGCATTTTCAGGTTGTCAATCGGAAAAACCAAGGTAGGTGGGTATTTGCGGAGATGGTTGCTGCCTGTGACCCAAATGTCCGGTTCTGGATTAATGCCAACCTCTTAAAAGACTCTTCTCAATGGCAAGCTGGCTGGCAATCTTTGCAAGAAATGGCAGAACTTGAAGGGAGTGTCTCCTGA
- the bchL gene encoding ferredoxin:protochlorophyllide reductase (ATP-dependent) iron-sulfur ATP-binding protein encodes MKLAVYGKGGIGKSTTSCNISVALAKRGKKVLQIGCDPKHDSTFTLTGFLIPTIIDTLQTKDYHYEDVWPEDVIYKGYGGVDCVEAGGPPAGAGCGGYVVGETVKLLKELNAFDEYDVILFDVLGDVVCGGFAAPLNYADYCLIVTDNGFDALFAANRIAASVREKARTHPLRLAGLIGNRTAKRDLIEKYVEAVPMPVLEVLPLIEDIRVSRVKGKTLFEMAESDPSLDYVCDYYLSIADQILSRPEGVVPNDAPDRELFSLLSDFYLNPAKPQVTSQEEELDLMMV; translated from the coding sequence GTGAAACTTGCAGTCTACGGAAAAGGTGGCATCGGGAAATCCACAACTAGCTGTAACATCTCAGTCGCCCTCGCCAAGCGCGGCAAGAAAGTCCTACAAATTGGCTGCGACCCTAAGCACGACAGTACCTTTACACTCACTGGGTTCCTGATTCCTACAATTATTGACACCCTCCAGACAAAGGATTATCACTACGAAGACGTCTGGCCTGAAGATGTGATCTACAAAGGCTACGGCGGTGTTGATTGTGTGGAAGCAGGTGGACCTCCGGCGGGTGCAGGCTGTGGGGGCTATGTTGTAGGCGAGACAGTGAAGCTGCTGAAGGAACTCAACGCCTTTGATGAGTACGACGTTATCCTGTTTGATGTTTTGGGTGACGTAGTATGTGGAGGCTTTGCTGCCCCGCTTAACTATGCTGACTACTGCTTAATTGTGACGGACAACGGTTTTGACGCACTGTTCGCCGCCAACCGCATTGCTGCTTCAGTCCGGGAAAAAGCCCGGACTCACCCCCTGCGTCTAGCGGGATTGATTGGCAACCGCACAGCTAAGCGCGACCTAATTGAAAAATATGTGGAAGCGGTGCCAATGCCAGTACTGGAAGTTTTGCCCCTAATTGAAGACATCCGCGTCTCCCGCGTCAAGGGTAAGACTTTATTTGAAATGGCGGAGTCCGATCCTTCCCTAGATTACGTTTGCGACTACTATCTCAGCATCGCAGACCAGATTCTGTCAAGACCTGAGGGAGTTGTGCCTAACGATGCCCCAGACCGGGAGTTGTTCTCCTTACTGTCTGACTTCTACCTCAATCCAGCAAAACCACAGGTAACGAGTCAAGAAGAAGAACTAGACTTGATGATGGTTTGA
- a CDS encoding DUF5331 domain-containing protein, translating into MAFFDNLTASLKQKWLQYFQFNRSWIVRQMEAESVDTPDGGKRPSSYLILGVVSALEPQLAELMLPFSKLNPDINALIDALELNFDPELFQDSNFSPTGNPDEAIEALLEITDEVVILEDDEEPFMVMNVLETDLLEDMSVDEIVDEMAQQGSNQESVEPPSATQPEFGDALTDEWNQDTNSEPEQTNSTPPQDEISRLFPNF; encoded by the coding sequence ATGGCTTTTTTTGATAACTTGACTGCCTCTTTAAAGCAGAAGTGGTTGCAGTATTTCCAGTTCAATCGTTCCTGGATCGTCCGGCAGATGGAAGCGGAATCTGTTGACACTCCCGATGGTGGCAAGCGACCGTCTTCTTACCTCATCTTGGGAGTCGTTAGTGCGCTAGAACCACAACTAGCTGAGTTAATGCTGCCCTTTTCCAAGCTGAATCCAGACATAAATGCCCTGATTGATGCATTGGAGTTGAATTTCGACCCGGAACTATTTCAGGACAGCAACTTCAGCCCCACAGGGAACCCAGATGAAGCAATAGAAGCACTACTAGAGATAACAGATGAAGTGGTGATTCTAGAGGATGATGAGGAGCCGTTCATGGTAATGAACGTACTCGAGACGGATTTGCTGGAAGATATGTCGGTGGATGAAATAGTGGATGAAATGGCGCAGCAGGGTTCAAATCAAGAGTCTGTTGAACCACCAAGTGCAACACAGCCTGAATTTGGCGATGCATTAACAGATGAATGGAACCAAGATACTAACTCGGAGCCTGAACAAACCAACAGCACCCCCCCACAAGACGAAATTTCCCGTTTATTTCCAAATTTTTGA
- a CDS encoding ferredoxin:protochlorophyllide reductase (ATP-dependent) subunit N has translation MTLAQPEALNFECETGNYHTFCPISCVAWLYQKIEDSFFLVIGTKTCGYFLQNAMGVMIFAEPRYAMAELEEGDISAQLNDYEELKRLCLQIKRDRNPSVIVWIGTCTTEIIKMDLEGLAPKLESEIGIPIVVARANGLDYAFTQGEDTVLAAMAVKCPDQAPVAEAEKNERNAIAKLLNFGRKKEEVAAEESEYVNHPPLVLFGSLPDPVVTQLTLELKKQGIKVSGWLPAKRYTELPVLEEGYYVAGVNPFLSRTATTLMRRRKCKLIGAPFPIGPDGTRAWIEKICSVFGIEPKGLDEREAQIWASLEDYLQLIRGKSVFFMGDNLLEISLARFLVRCGMIVPEIGIPYMDKRYQAAELALLEKTCQEMGVPAPRIVEKPDNYNQIQRIKELKPDLVITGMAHANPLEARGINTKWSVEFTFAQIHGFTNARDILELVTRPLRRNNNLKDLGWEKLVQEEAKV, from the coding sequence ATGACTTTAGCTCAACCTGAAGCTCTTAATTTTGAGTGTGAAACTGGCAATTATCACACATTTTGTCCGATTAGCTGCGTGGCGTGGTTGTACCAGAAGATTGAAGATAGCTTCTTTTTAGTAATTGGTACTAAAACCTGTGGCTATTTCTTGCAAAACGCCATGGGAGTAATGATTTTTGCCGAACCCCGCTATGCGATGGCGGAACTGGAAGAAGGGGATATTTCGGCACAGTTGAATGATTATGAAGAGTTGAAGCGGTTGTGTTTGCAGATTAAGCGCGATCGCAACCCGAGTGTAATTGTCTGGATCGGTACTTGCACTACAGAAATCATTAAAATGGATTTGGAAGGCTTGGCACCGAAGCTAGAATCCGAAATTGGCATCCCTATTGTGGTAGCACGGGCAAATGGTCTAGACTACGCCTTCACCCAAGGGGAAGATACAGTACTAGCAGCAATGGCTGTTAAATGTCCCGATCAAGCTCCCGTTGCAGAAGCAGAGAAGAACGAACGGAACGCGATCGCTAAACTCCTCAACTTCGGTCGCAAGAAAGAAGAAGTTGCTGCTGAGGAGTCAGAGTATGTCAATCATCCACCGCTAGTGCTGTTCGGTTCCTTACCTGACCCCGTTGTCACTCAGCTAACTCTAGAACTGAAAAAACAGGGAATTAAAGTTTCTGGCTGGCTGCCCGCGAAGCGTTACACTGAACTACCAGTTTTGGAAGAAGGCTACTACGTTGCTGGTGTAAATCCCTTCCTCAGCCGGACTGCTACTACCTTAATGCGCCGCCGCAAATGCAAACTGATTGGCGCACCTTTCCCAATTGGTCCTGATGGTACCCGCGCTTGGATTGAAAAAATCTGCTCGGTATTTGGGATTGAACCCAAGGGACTAGATGAGCGGGAAGCGCAAATCTGGGCTAGTTTGGAAGACTACCTCCAGCTAATTCGCGGCAAGTCTGTTTTCTTCATGGGCGATAACCTGCTGGAAATCTCCTTAGCGCGGTTCCTGGTGCGTTGCGGCATGATCGTGCCAGAAATTGGTATTCCTTACATGGATAAGCGTTACCAAGCGGCAGAATTAGCTCTGCTGGAGAAAACTTGCCAGGAAATGGGTGTTCCTGCACCCCGGATTGTGGAGAAACCGGACAACTACAACCAAATTCAGCGGATTAAAGAACTGAAACCGGATTTGGTGATCACGGGTATGGCTCATGCTAACCCACTGGAGGCACGGGGTATCAATACTAAGTGGTCTGTGGAATTCACCTTTGCTCAGATTCATGGCTTTACCAATGCCCGTGACATCCTGGAACTAGTGACTCGTCCGCTGCGCCGCAACAACAACCTCAAAGATCTGGGGTGGGAAAAATTGGTGCAGGAAGAAGCCAAGGTTTAG
- a CDS encoding transposase — protein sequence MKYDPQKHHRRSIRLKGYDYTQVGAYFITICTWQRECLFGDVVNDEVQLSCYGETVLFNWRNLPKRYPHVQLDAFVIMPNHIHGIIFLIDKKETIVRDVGAGLQIISDIKTDFFCKTRPYQTSWFTRSYSWI from the coding sequence ATGAAATACGATCCACAAAAACATCATCGGCGTTCAATTCGTCTTAAAGGATACGATTACACACAAGTAGGGGCATATTTTATTACTATTTGTACCTGGCAGCGCGAATGTTTATTCGGTGATGTTGTGAACGATGAAGTGCAGTTAAGCTGCTATGGTGAGACTGTACTATTCAATTGGCGTAATTTGCCTAAACGTTATCCCCATGTGCAATTAGATGCCTTTGTCATCATGCCCAATCATATACATGGAATTATTTTTTTGATAGATAAGAAAGAAACAATTGTTCGTGATGTAGGGGCGGGTTTACAGATAATTTCTGATATAAAAACAGATTTTTTCTGTAAAACCCGCCCCTACCAAACGTCATGGTTTACCAGAAGTTATTCGTGGATTTAA
- a CDS encoding DUF3318 domain-containing protein: protein MTSYATSSAKAEMSELRRLKSILPPELQSWVTVEGTTEVNPPLLRCEEVGSDQVEIQIDLVKWDQLAMDQRNLLFWHEVARIQNDTIPRDGWEMAALAIGLGGAVGELWVQDGLLLLLALALCGVSGYRLYQKNNGEKQLKELLDADEKAIALATRFGYSLPNAYKSLGSALKALIDQSRSKRQRAKYEARLQALKRSAAKAKAKTKSMQSEAQ, encoded by the coding sequence ATGACATCCTATGCAACCTCCTCAGCCAAAGCCGAAATGAGTGAACTCCGGCGGTTGAAAAGCATACTGCCGCCAGAATTACAAAGTTGGGTAACAGTTGAAGGAACAACTGAGGTGAATCCACCCCTGCTCCGCTGTGAAGAAGTTGGTAGCGACCAGGTAGAAATCCAAATCGACCTGGTGAAATGGGATCAGCTGGCGATGGATCAGCGCAATTTACTGTTTTGGCATGAAGTCGCTCGCATTCAGAATGACACCATTCCTAGAGATGGTTGGGAAATGGCAGCGCTAGCGATTGGATTGGGCGGCGCTGTAGGCGAACTCTGGGTGCAAGATGGATTGTTGTTGTTGTTGGCGCTGGCGCTGTGTGGAGTGTCAGGCTATCGACTGTATCAAAAGAATAATGGGGAAAAGCAGTTAAAAGAATTGCTCGACGCAGATGAGAAAGCGATCGCCCTGGCTACGCGCTTTGGTTACAGTCTGCCTAATGCCTATAAAAGTCTGGGTAGCGCTTTGAAGGCTTTGATCGATCAATCCCGCAGTAAGCGGCAACGTGCCAAATATGAAGCACGACTGCAAGCTTTGAAACGCAGTGCTGCTAAAGCCAAAGCGAAAACAAAATCCATGCAGAGTGAGGCACAGTAG
- a CDS encoding esterase-like activity of phytase family protein: MFQARHWLRLFSYSLVVPILSTTLNATSAYGISLSNSLSIDGETTDLYPFNGSSANVNRLGGFFSDLYYDRQNNVYYGLADRGPGGGVISYETRVQKFSLDVDQNTGAISNFNLLDTIQFTKGAENYNGLNPKLLNGDAGTLGLSFDPEGFAVASNGNFYVADEYGPSVYEFGANGAFIRAFATPKNLVPQAGSSVNYVDGRPIITSGRQDNRGFEGLTVNPDGTKLFAIMQDPLVNEGSPDGRRSPNLRLVEFDTTTAESVAQYIYTLDSLADINEQIPGTENDFGSNSQGRNIGVSAITALNENEFLVLERDNRGLGVEDATGSLPIGSKRVYKIDLTEATNVSDVSLANTNTLPSGVTAVSKSLFLDIAATLQDAGQVVPEKLEGIAVSPQLADGSYAVLIGTDNDFSVTQTGSGTQLDVCTNGIQVDIDTGCPTGSTLIPTYLYSLKASSAELEGFVPQAEVPEPSATTGVILLGLGGWWLKRRQS; encoded by the coding sequence ATGTTTCAAGCAAGGCATTGGCTTAGATTATTCAGTTATTCCCTTGTAGTACCTATCCTGAGTACTACTTTAAATGCTACATCTGCCTATGGTATTTCCCTGAGCAACAGCCTAAGTATTGATGGTGAAACTACCGATTTGTATCCATTTAATGGCAGTAGTGCAAACGTTAACCGCCTCGGTGGGTTTTTCTCCGATCTTTACTACGATCGCCAAAACAACGTCTACTATGGACTTGCCGATCGGGGACCGGGTGGCGGTGTCATCAGCTATGAGACCCGAGTCCAAAAATTTTCACTCGATGTTGACCAAAATACCGGCGCGATTAGCAACTTTAATTTGTTGGATACGATTCAGTTCACTAAAGGCGCTGAAAACTACAACGGGTTAAACCCTAAGTTACTCAATGGCGATGCCGGAACACTCGGTCTCAGCTTCGATCCAGAGGGATTTGCAGTTGCCTCCAACGGCAATTTCTACGTTGCAGATGAATATGGTCCCTCTGTTTATGAATTTGGTGCGAATGGTGCTTTCATCCGAGCATTTGCCACTCCTAAGAATCTAGTTCCTCAAGCTGGAAGCAGTGTCAACTATGTTGATGGTCGCCCAATTATTACTAGTGGTCGCCAAGATAACCGAGGGTTTGAAGGGTTAACCGTCAATCCTGATGGCACTAAATTATTTGCAATTATGCAAGACCCTTTAGTTAATGAAGGTTCTCCTGATGGACGTCGTAGCCCCAACTTGCGACTGGTAGAATTTGACACAACCACAGCTGAGAGTGTCGCTCAATATATTTATACCCTGGATAGTCTTGCAGATATCAACGAGCAGATTCCCGGAACTGAAAATGATTTTGGCAGTAATTCTCAAGGTCGCAACATTGGCGTCAGTGCGATTACCGCGCTGAATGAAAATGAGTTCTTGGTGCTAGAGCGAGATAATCGCGGACTTGGTGTAGAAGACGCTACAGGCAGTTTACCGATTGGCAGTAAACGAGTCTACAAAATTGATTTGACCGAGGCAACAAATGTCAGCGATGTCAGCTTAGCAAACACGAATACGCTACCATCTGGGGTAACTGCTGTCAGCAAGTCTCTGTTTTTAGATATTGCTGCAACTTTGCAGGACGCTGGACAAGTGGTGCCAGAAAAGCTTGAAGGGATAGCAGTTAGTCCTCAATTAGCAGATGGTTCCTACGCCGTGCTGATTGGCACCGATAATGACTTTAGCGTGACTCAAACCGGTAGTGGTACTCAGCTGGATGTTTGTACAAATGGCATTCAGGTAGATATTGACACTGGCTGTCCTACAGGATCAACTTTGATTCCTACCTATCTCTACTCATTGAAAGCTAGTAGCGCTGAACTAGAAGGATTTGTTCCGCAAGCAGAAGTACCAGAGCCCTCTGCAACCACTGGAGTAATATTACTAGGCTTGGGTGGTTGGTGGCTGAAACGACGGCAATCTTAA